Proteins encoded within one genomic window of Halocatena marina:
- the trpB gene encoding tryptophan synthase subunit beta → MSTAKFGEYGGQYVPEALMPAIEELTDAYERYVLDNEDGFMDEFRERLREFGGRPTPLQHAEQLSERYETNVYLKREDLVHGGAHKLNNALGQVLLAKYMGKERIIAETGAGQHGTATAMAAAHLDMPCEIYMGRTDTNRQRPNVFRMRLNGAEVTPVDVGRGTLKEAISQTMRDWAKTVETTHYVIGSVVGPHPFPKMVRDFQSVISEETRQQLREQTGQLPSSVIACAGGGSNTMGSFHKFVDDDVSLFAVEAGGSSLAVDEERGVAPNSASLTTGTEGVLHGARTKILQDMDGQIMESHSVSAGLDYAGVGPELAHLVETGRITPATVEDDDALSAFHRLSQTEGIIPALETAHAIAWLEDATAEQLGDRVVLTVSGRGDKDLETVLEETAARDIPDGPDMDVFSRNGGINE, encoded by the coding sequence ATGAGCACGGCGAAATTCGGCGAATACGGAGGGCAGTACGTTCCCGAGGCATTGATGCCAGCCATCGAGGAGTTGACCGACGCCTACGAACGGTATGTGCTGGACAACGAAGATGGTTTCATGGACGAGTTTCGTGAGCGACTGCGCGAGTTCGGCGGTCGCCCGACGCCGCTCCAACACGCAGAGCAGCTCTCCGAGCGCTACGAGACGAACGTCTATCTCAAGCGCGAGGATCTGGTCCACGGCGGCGCGCACAAGCTGAACAACGCGCTTGGGCAGGTGTTACTCGCGAAATACATGGGAAAAGAACGGATCATCGCCGAGACGGGCGCTGGACAGCACGGCACCGCGACAGCGATGGCCGCGGCCCATCTCGATATGCCCTGTGAGATCTACATGGGACGGACTGATACGAATCGACAGCGTCCCAATGTCTTTCGGATGCGCCTCAACGGTGCGGAGGTGACGCCGGTGGACGTGGGACGTGGCACGCTCAAAGAGGCGATCAGTCAGACGATGCGTGATTGGGCGAAGACTGTCGAGACGACGCATTATGTCATCGGATCGGTCGTCGGGCCGCACCCATTCCCGAAAATGGTGCGTGATTTCCAATCGGTCATCTCAGAAGAAACCCGTCAGCAACTGCGCGAGCAGACCGGGCAGCTCCCATCAAGTGTAATCGCGTGCGCGGGTGGTGGTTCCAACACGATGGGATCGTTCCACAAGTTCGTTGACGACGACGTCTCCCTGTTCGCTGTCGAGGCAGGTGGTTCGTCACTGGCTGTCGATGAGGAACGCGGTGTTGCTCCCAATTCTGCGTCGCTCACAACCGGCACAGAAGGCGTTCTCCACGGCGCACGGACGAAGATCCTTCAGGATATGGACGGCCAGATTATGGAGAGTCACAGCGTGAGCGCGGGCCTCGATTATGCAGGTGTTGGGCCCGAACTCGCACATCTCGTCGAAACGGGTCGCATCACGCCCGCGACTGTCGAGGACGATGACGCGTTATCCGCGTTCCACCGACTCTCACAGACGGAGGGGATCATCCCCGCACTGGAGACCGCACACGCCATCGCGTGGTTGGAGGACGCAACCGCTGAACAGCTCGGGGATCGGGTCGTTCTCACGGTCTCTGGGCGCGGCGATAAAGATCTCGAAACCGTCCTCGAAGAGACCGCAGCGCGCGATATTCCCGACG
- the trpC gene encoding indole-3-glycerol phosphate synthase, producing MDVNSDALTSDLAPAVQSILTAARERSVETDGQVSVTPRDLSEALARADADGQIPVIAEVKPTSPTTDGTRTDDPVALATQMVSGGAAALSVLTEPEHFGGSTDTLERVRAAVDVPVLRKDFILRESQLDAVKADVILLIARFVDDLPGLLAAARERGFQVLVEVHTGTELTRAVKADAAIIGINNRDLAQLDVDLGTFERLAPAPDDVTLIAESGISSPEDAARMRRAGADGLLIGTAIMDGDVEKNTRKLTRSTV from the coding sequence ATGGATGTGAATAGTGACGCACTGACCAGCGATCTCGCACCAGCAGTGCAATCGATTCTCACTGCTGCGCGCGAGCGGTCGGTCGAGACCGACGGGCAGGTTTCCGTTACGCCGCGCGATCTGTCGGAGGCACTCGCGAGAGCCGACGCCGACGGGCAGATACCGGTAATCGCCGAAGTAAAACCGACAAGTCCAACGACGGACGGAACGCGAACCGATGACCCCGTTGCGCTTGCCACCCAGATGGTTTCTGGTGGGGCAGCGGCGCTCTCCGTACTGACCGAGCCTGAGCATTTTGGAGGATCGACGGACACGCTCGAACGGGTTCGGGCAGCAGTCGACGTTCCGGTTCTCCGCAAGGATTTCATTCTCCGCGAATCCCAGCTCGATGCCGTGAAAGCAGACGTGATTCTCCTCATTGCACGGTTCGTCGATGATTTACCGGGACTGCTCGCGGCCGCTCGCGAACGTGGATTTCAGGTCCTCGTCGAGGTCCATACAGGAACCGAACTGACGCGTGCGGTCAAGGCGGATGCAGCTATCATCGGCATCAACAACCGCGATCTCGCACAGCTCGACGTCGATTTGGGAACGTTCGAGCGCCTCGCGCCAGCGCCAGACGATGTCACGCTGATTGCAGAAAGTGGAATTTCATCCCCCGAAGACGCCGCACGGATGCGCAGAGCCGGGGCAGACGGTCTGCTGATCGGCACGGCGATCATGGACGGTGACGTCGAGAAAAACACACGGAAGCTGACAAGATCGACAGTATGA
- a CDS encoding MGMT family protein, whose translation MDDLTDEAAGIYTRESPYLDRYVQMGIASDRIISMSFPRTPEDNAASEHPLLSRVFAYLEGKRDDFADIDVGLTVPTPDRAVLKATRGIPYGTQVSVEQLARTVPDLASDDESHETVRTALANNPIPLVIPDHRVRDAPSAAPPEIEQRLRSLEGL comes from the coding sequence ATGGACGATTTGACGGATGAAGCGGCGGGTATCTACACCCGTGAGTCGCCCTATCTCGACCGGTATGTCCAGATGGGGATTGCGAGTGACCGCATCATTTCAATGTCATTTCCTCGAACACCGGAAGACAATGCGGCTTCGGAGCACCCGTTACTGTCGCGCGTTTTCGCCTATCTTGAAGGCAAGCGCGACGATTTCGCTGATATCGACGTTGGATTGACCGTGCCAACCCCCGATCGTGCGGTACTCAAAGCGACGCGGGGGATTCCGTATGGCACACAAGTCAGTGTCGAACAGCTTGCGAGAACAGTTCCCGATCTCGCGTCCGACGACGAATCACACGAAACCGTTCGAACCGCGCTCGCTAACAATCCCATCCCGCTGGTGATTCCAGACCATCGTGTGCGCGATGCTCCGAGTGCTGCTCCTCCTGAAATCGAGCAGCGACTGCGAAGCTTGGAAGGATTGTAA
- a CDS encoding MEDS domain-containing protein — translation MSRDNQSHKTDSSPSLGDESRSTEQPALSPEQSFDADEDFDLHHHTALLYEGPTDQFAAILPFIRDGLEHGDRCLYIYDDNSKADVVAAMHDAGIDVEAAVAAGDLSFHSKEEPFLQNGSFVPDATIDFASETIRATTEDDAYDTVLVTGEMSWILDGEHNLDRLIEYEQSLNTVFGTRPVHGICQYNVEKFDPELLNQIIRTHPNLVYGGSVGQDFYYMPFEGALGTDNSDANSELRQTLLERVTAYERLESRERALSALNDATRELMQLEADALPDRAVDLARVLGVAFASVWSYDETSGELEQQSHSTDYGHTSALADLYQDHAWDAFVTNQTKVYEDLSGDRSESSPTELQSGMIVPLGRHGVFCAGSIHPDAFDDSTIELAKTIGANIEAAFDRAEREQMVEEKNRQLERLNRINRVIRQISETLVEADTREDIERIVCEQLAASDPYQFAWIGSEDVETETITPQAWAGVSNEYFENHTISTKEDEPSGQGPVSTALRTRTVQIVQDTVIDQSLEPWRETIHQHGFAACISIPLTHAELSYGVLTLYADTPNVFDEMEAEVLAELGEMIAHSIDAAETKELLRAPSVVELTFTVSDTTDILARLARAIGDEIHFDGLVDHSEDGAELYFTVQDSTADDVVSATDGFCGISEIQVISDKDEERVFTVTVTEPTLASRIIDNQAIIRSLTTTEQEMTVVVDLPSTTAVREFLDALKSTYPNLGLVARQNNDRPIKRGQGLQEVVTEQLTDRQREVLKTAYLSGFFQSPRGRTGAELAEALDISQSTFTHHLRGAERRFFEMVFDND, via the coding sequence GTGAGTCGTGACAACCAATCTCACAAAACAGATTCGTCCCCCTCGTTGGGCGACGAATCACGTAGCACTGAACAGCCTGCTCTGAGTCCTGAGCAGTCGTTCGACGCTGACGAGGATTTCGATCTCCACCATCACACCGCGTTACTCTATGAGGGCCCAACTGACCAGTTTGCGGCCATCCTCCCGTTCATCCGCGACGGTCTCGAGCACGGTGATCGGTGTCTCTACATCTACGACGACAATTCGAAAGCGGATGTGGTGGCAGCGATGCACGATGCGGGGATCGATGTCGAAGCGGCCGTCGCTGCTGGCGACCTATCCTTCCACTCGAAGGAGGAACCATTCCTCCAAAACGGATCGTTCGTTCCGGATGCAACCATCGATTTTGCTAGCGAGACGATCAGAGCAACGACCGAGGATGACGCGTACGATACGGTTCTCGTCACCGGCGAGATGTCGTGGATACTTGATGGTGAGCACAATCTTGATAGATTGATCGAGTACGAGCAATCACTCAACACTGTGTTTGGCACCCGGCCTGTTCATGGAATTTGTCAGTACAATGTTGAGAAGTTCGATCCCGAACTCCTCAATCAGATTATCCGTACACACCCCAACCTCGTCTATGGTGGGTCGGTCGGACAGGATTTTTACTACATGCCATTCGAAGGAGCTCTTGGCACCGACAATTCAGACGCCAACAGCGAGTTGCGACAGACGCTGCTCGAACGAGTAACTGCTTACGAGCGTCTCGAAAGCCGCGAGCGGGCATTGAGCGCTCTCAACGACGCTACTCGGGAGTTGATGCAGCTCGAAGCCGATGCTCTTCCAGATCGTGCTGTCGATCTCGCACGGGTCCTTGGTGTCGCATTTGCCTCTGTCTGGTCGTACGACGAGACCTCCGGCGAGCTAGAACAACAGAGTCACAGCACCGACTATGGACACACCTCTGCGCTCGCTGATCTCTATCAGGACCACGCGTGGGACGCCTTCGTTACCAATCAGACCAAAGTGTACGAGGATCTGTCTGGTGATCGTTCCGAATCGTCACCTACGGAGCTCCAGAGCGGGATGATCGTTCCACTCGGGCGACACGGCGTCTTCTGTGCCGGTTCGATTCATCCGGATGCATTTGATGACTCCACGATCGAGCTTGCAAAAACAATCGGGGCGAACATCGAAGCCGCCTTCGACCGGGCTGAGCGCGAACAGATGGTGGAAGAAAAGAACAGGCAACTAGAGCGGCTCAATCGCATCAATCGCGTCATTCGCCAAATTAGTGAAACCCTCGTTGAGGCCGACACACGCGAAGACATCGAGCGGATCGTCTGCGAGCAACTCGCGGCGTCTGATCCCTACCAGTTCGCTTGGATTGGGAGCGAGGATGTCGAGACGGAGACGATCACGCCACAAGCGTGGGCCGGCGTCTCGAACGAGTACTTCGAGAACCATACGATTTCTACCAAGGAGGACGAACCAAGCGGTCAAGGACCGGTCAGCACGGCGCTACGAACACGAACTGTGCAAATCGTTCAGGATACCGTAATTGACCAATCGCTTGAGCCATGGCGAGAGACGATCCACCAACACGGGTTCGCAGCCTGTATCAGCATTCCACTCACCCACGCCGAACTGTCCTATGGCGTGTTGACGTTGTATGCCGACACGCCAAACGTCTTCGACGAGATGGAAGCAGAGGTGCTGGCCGAACTCGGCGAGATGATCGCTCACTCTATCGATGCAGCGGAAACAAAAGAGCTGTTGCGCGCCCCCAGCGTTGTCGAACTCACGTTCACTGTCTCGGACACCACCGATATCCTCGCACGGCTCGCTCGCGCAATTGGTGATGAGATCCACTTCGATGGGCTCGTTGATCACTCGGAGGATGGTGCAGAGCTGTATTTCACCGTTCAGGACAGCACCGCCGATGACGTTGTTTCGGCGACTGATGGTTTCTGTGGGATCTCTGAGATCCAAGTCATCAGCGACAAGGACGAAGAGCGTGTGTTCACGGTGACGGTCACTGAACCGACGCTCGCGTCCCGTATTATCGACAACCAGGCTATCATCCGTTCGCTCACTACCACCGAACAAGAGATGACCGTCGTCGTCGATCTTCCCTCAACCACTGCTGTCCGTGAATTTCTCGATGCGCTCAAATCGACCTATCCAAACCTCGGACTCGTGGCTCGACAGAACAACGATCGCCCAATCAAGCGAGGACAGGGGTTACAGGAGGTCGTCACCGAACAACTGACTGACCGGCAGCGTGAGGTTCTGAAAACCGCCTATCTAAGCGGCTTCTTCCAGTCCCCTCGTGGACGAACGGGGGCAGAACTGGCTGAAGCACTGGATATTTCTCAGTCGACGTTTACTCATCACCTCCGTGGAGCCGAACGCCGGTTCTTCGAGATGGTGTTCGACAACGACTGA
- a CDS encoding rhomboid family intramembrane serine protease encodes MAVCDTCGEQENMPYRCRHCNGTYCGEHRLPESHDCPGLQNWSDPSGVFDSGFDDSVNQPKSTLQTRIGGSGPLSYFRGNMTYLFLALMCLTFFAQILIAPLIGIGRGTQLWYALFTLNPNHPLYVWTWITSIFAHGGLTHLFFNGIVLFFFGPIVERSIGSKKFAALFIVSGVLAGFAQIGLGFLVGSAVPLLGASGAIMAVMGLLTVLDPDLTVYLWFFLPVPIWLLTIGYAVFSVFGFVVGFGGNVAHMAHLAGLITGLIYGQHVKSQGVSTPGRMQLGPGQGPGGPGRGRGPF; translated from the coding sequence ATGGCTGTGTGTGACACGTGTGGAGAGCAAGAGAACATGCCCTACCGATGTCGGCATTGTAATGGGACATACTGCGGAGAGCATCGGCTTCCGGAGAGTCACGACTGTCCGGGGCTCCAGAACTGGAGTGACCCGAGCGGTGTCTTCGATAGTGGATTTGACGACAGCGTGAATCAACCGAAATCGACCCTCCAAACGCGGATTGGGGGTAGTGGGCCGTTAAGCTACTTCCGGGGGAACATGACGTACCTCTTTCTCGCGTTGATGTGTCTGACGTTCTTCGCTCAGATCCTCATCGCGCCGCTGATTGGCATCGGGCGGGGGACGCAACTTTGGTACGCGCTGTTCACCTTGAATCCTAACCATCCGCTCTACGTCTGGACGTGGATCACGTCCATATTCGCTCACGGGGGTCTCACGCACCTCTTTTTCAATGGCATCGTGCTCTTCTTCTTCGGCCCGATCGTCGAGCGCAGCATCGGCTCGAAGAAGTTTGCGGCGCTCTTTATTGTGAGTGGCGTGCTCGCTGGCTTTGCACAGATCGGTCTCGGATTTCTCGTTGGGAGTGCGGTCCCACTCCTCGGTGCGAGCGGTGCCATCATGGCTGTCATGGGACTCCTCACCGTTCTCGACCCTGACCTTACCGTATATCTGTGGTTCTTTCTCCCCGTCCCTATCTGGCTACTCACGATCGGATATGCCGTGTTCTCTGTGTTCGGATTTGTAGTCGGCTTCGGTGGGAACGTCGCCCACATGGCCCACCTCGCTGGTCTCATCACCGGTCTCATCTACGGTCAGCACGTGAAATCACAGGGCGTGAGCACCCCCGGACGGATGCAACTTGGTCCCGGACAGGGTCCGGGGGGACCGGGTCGTGGTCGTGGTCCGTTCTGA
- a CDS encoding endonuclease V → MGRSEMEALQQDIATEAVFEDAIDFDPTAITVDHPAPTAPLVAGVDQAFLDDRIVSAIVLTRGSEVVERTYTVTPMEFPYIPGLLSFREGGPILDAFETLETEPHVIVFDGSGRIHFRQAGLATHIGSALDLPAIGVAKNLLCGRPVDPTDALDAGERVEIVADESVNTADGTVIGHALQTRQYPSYRINPVYVSPGHRLSAETATDIVDRCRGEYKLPEPTRLADAYADEAKAEVK, encoded by the coding sequence ATGGGTCGGTCGGAGATGGAGGCGCTCCAACAGGACATCGCTACCGAGGCTGTCTTCGAGGATGCCATCGACTTCGATCCGACTGCTATCACGGTCGATCATCCCGCTCCGACTGCGCCCCTCGTCGCCGGTGTCGATCAGGCATTTCTCGACGATCGGATCGTGAGCGCCATCGTTCTCACACGGGGGAGCGAAGTCGTAGAACGCACGTACACCGTTACGCCGATGGAATTCCCGTATATCCCCGGTTTGCTCTCTTTTCGTGAGGGTGGTCCCATCCTCGATGCGTTCGAGACGCTCGAAACCGAGCCACACGTGATCGTCTTCGATGGCAGTGGACGCATCCATTTCCGACAGGCTGGCTTGGCCACTCACATTGGGAGTGCCCTCGATCTCCCGGCGATCGGCGTGGCGAAAAATCTCCTCTGTGGTCGCCCTGTCGACCCGACCGACGCACTCGATGCGGGAGAACGGGTCGAGATCGTTGCTGATGAATCCGTGAACACTGCCGATGGAACTGTCATCGGCCACGCACTCCAAACGCGTCAGTACCCGAGCTACCGTATCAACCCGGTGTATGTCAGCCCCGGCCATCGCCTGAGTGCTGAAACCGCCACAGACATCGTCGATCGGTGTCGTGGTGAGTACAAACTCCCAGAGCCGACACGACTGGCAGACGCCTACGCGGACGAAGCGAAAGCGGAGGTTAAGTAG
- a CDS encoding SDR family oxidoreductase, whose product MAKTVLITGCSSGVGNETARAFLDEGWTVYATARNTDDIASLEEAGCEIASLDVTDEEEISAVVDRVIDEHGRIDCLVNNAGYGQFGPVEDVSTDLIEAQFDVNVYGPHRLTRAVLPHMRERGEGTIINVSSAAGRVSVPGMGTYCGSKHALEAMSDALRSEVDAHGVDVALVEPGPVSTSFADRANDELKKLDQSDAYDTVYRFYEDSEVFGGQTPVAVSPAKVAETILEAGVSPAPSARYPVGSVSILADKTRYLPDSIRDAVYRQLLRLL is encoded by the coding sequence ATGGCAAAGACGGTGCTCATCACCGGCTGTTCGTCCGGTGTCGGCAACGAGACCGCTCGTGCATTCTTAGATGAAGGTTGGACAGTCTATGCGACCGCGCGGAATACTGATGATATCGCTTCGCTCGAAGAAGCGGGCTGTGAGATCGCATCACTCGATGTGACCGACGAGGAGGAAATCTCGGCGGTTGTCGACCGCGTTATCGACGAGCACGGTCGTATCGATTGTCTCGTCAACAATGCGGGCTACGGACAGTTTGGTCCAGTCGAGGACGTTTCGACCGATCTCATCGAAGCGCAGTTCGATGTGAACGTTTATGGACCGCATCGTCTCACTCGTGCGGTTCTTCCACACATGCGCGAACGCGGAGAAGGAACGATTATTAACGTATCGAGTGCCGCCGGACGGGTCTCTGTGCCGGGGATGGGTACCTACTGCGGTTCGAAGCACGCACTTGAGGCGATGAGTGATGCGCTCCGCTCGGAAGTCGACGCTCACGGTGTCGATGTCGCGCTCGTAGAACCAGGACCGGTGTCTACGTCGTTCGCTGACCGAGCCAACGACGAACTCAAGAAGCTCGATCAGTCCGACGCCTACGATACCGTCTATCGGTTCTACGAGGACAGCGAAGTGTTCGGCGGACAGACGCCCGTTGCCGTTTCACCGGCGAAGGTTGCAGAAACCATTCTCGAAGCTGGCGTCTCACCTGCTCCTTCCGCGCGCTACCCTGTCGGATCAGTGAGTATTCTTGCGGATAAGACCCGGTACCTTCCCGACAGCATCCGTGATGCGGTCTATCGACAACTACTCCGATTGCTGTGA
- a CDS encoding glycerate kinase: MSRTVALDCIESGIAAADPERALRRLQLETETDRLLVDADSSIDLSRFDRIVVAGGGKASVAVARGLETLLGSRIDEGVVVSDTPPNAALDHIEVSVGDHPVPSEHGIDGTNRVRSLLEDATEQTLVLAPITGGASALLVGPVDGVSLDDLQATTTALLESGASIDEINAVRKRLSDVKGGGLAQLAAPATVLALLVSDVVGDDLATIASGPFTPDPTTNADARSVIDRHSIDAPDSVRTHLEQDSEQKRVTTATSTAFEHVQTTMLVTNRTAVDAAAETAREHGYRPLVLSTSMRGEASEIALSHIACVEESLSSGDPVEPPAVILSGGEATVTVTGDGQGGPNIEFALAAAIDLPDGVCLASVDTDGRDGSTDAAGAVVDADTIDDQALARNALADNDAYSYLQSREALVSLESTTNVNDLRAFVIDA, from the coding sequence GTGAGCCGAACCGTCGCACTCGACTGTATCGAGTCCGGCATCGCAGCGGCCGATCCCGAGCGAGCACTACGCCGCCTGCAACTGGAGACAGAGACCGATCGACTGCTCGTTGATGCGGACAGCTCGATCGATCTCTCTCGCTTCGATCGCATTGTCGTCGCAGGCGGCGGGAAAGCGTCTGTCGCGGTCGCTCGTGGACTCGAAACTCTTCTCGGCAGTCGAATCGACGAGGGAGTCGTTGTTTCGGATACTCCGCCCAACGCGGCGCTCGATCACATCGAGGTCTCCGTTGGTGATCATCCTGTTCCGAGCGAACACGGTATCGATGGCACGAATCGCGTTCGCTCGTTGCTCGAAGACGCCACTGAACAGACGCTCGTGCTCGCCCCCATCACCGGTGGAGCAAGCGCGCTGCTCGTTGGTCCTGTCGATGGTGTCTCGCTCGATGATCTTCAGGCGACGACGACCGCGCTCCTCGAAAGCGGTGCATCGATCGACGAGATCAACGCCGTCAGAAAGCGGCTCTCGGACGTGAAAGGTGGAGGGCTGGCACAACTGGCTGCACCCGCGACTGTGCTTGCGCTGCTCGTCAGCGACGTTGTCGGTGACGATCTGGCGACGATCGCAAGCGGCCCGTTCACGCCTGATCCGACGACAAACGCGGACGCACGCTCCGTAATCGACCGCCACAGCATCGACGCACCAGATTCTGTCCGGACGCACCTCGAACAAGACTCTGAACAAAAAAGAGTGACGACTGCTACGAGCACAGCATTCGAACACGTCCAAACCACGATGCTCGTGACGAATCGGACGGCGGTCGATGCGGCGGCTGAGACAGCGCGTGAACACGGGTACCGCCCGCTCGTTCTCTCAACATCAATGCGCGGCGAGGCGAGCGAAATCGCGCTCTCTCACATCGCTTGCGTCGAGGAATCGCTTTCGAGCGGCGATCCGGTTGAGCCTCCTGCCGTCATTCTGTCGGGTGGCGAAGCGACGGTCACCGTAACCGGCGACGGGCAGGGTGGCCCGAACATCGAATTCGCCCTTGCTGCTGCAATCGATCTTCCCGATGGTGTGTGTCTCGCGAGCGTCGACACCGACGGCCGTGACGGGAGCACAGACGCCGCAGGAGCGGTCGTCGATGCAGACACGATCGACGACCAAGCACTGGCTCGAAACGCACTCGCGGACAACGACGCCTACTCGTATCTTCAGTCGCGGGAGGCACTCGTCTCTCTCGAGAGCACGACGAATGTAAACGATTTACGAGCGTTCGTCATCGACGCCTAA
- a CDS encoding TRC40/GET3/ArsA family transport-energizing ATPase, producing the protein MSDIEVEAVDSIESIDASKEEMVAEATVPSGIDAPEYVLYGGKGGVGKTTCAAATALASANGGTATLIISTDPAHSLSDILQLPVPSEPTRISDEHPLYGVEIDPEAADSPFDFGHGNIGDIFEAMDESGMGMGPEGGAGAGTGPGTESGMGMGMGASPYPMNPAAMPGADETAAMQLLLEYLDDPRFDRVVVDTAPTGHTLRLLSLPELMDSMMGRFLSFRDQIQNALGNMPGPFGNQDTHGMDQLDELSDRIERLRSVLRDPERTEFRVVMVPEEMSVIESERLLDRLDDFGIPTGTVVVNRITEDLEQITGEGVDWFVTPNVDDCDFCQSRWQSQQKAIQRAQEVFRGRDIKRVPLFAAEIRGPSMLRVVAACLD; encoded by the coding sequence ATGAGCGACATCGAGGTCGAGGCGGTCGATTCCATCGAATCGATCGATGCGAGCAAGGAGGAAATGGTGGCCGAAGCCACCGTCCCGTCTGGGATCGACGCGCCGGAATACGTCCTCTACGGCGGAAAAGGTGGTGTCGGAAAGACAACGTGCGCAGCAGCGACTGCGCTGGCAAGCGCAAATGGCGGCACTGCAACACTCATCATCTCGACTGACCCAGCACACTCGCTTTCGGATATTCTTCAGCTGCCAGTTCCGAGCGAACCGACTCGAATCAGCGACGAACACCCGCTATACGGTGTCGAAATCGATCCCGAAGCAGCCGACTCGCCGTTCGACTTCGGACACGGAAACATCGGCGACATCTTCGAAGCGATGGACGAGAGCGGAATGGGGATGGGACCCGAAGGGGGAGCAGGAGCAGGGACAGGACCGGGAACAGAATCTGGAATGGGAATGGGGATGGGTGCGTCTCCGTATCCGATGAATCCAGCTGCGATGCCGGGGGCAGACGAGACGGCTGCGATGCAGTTGCTTCTCGAATACCTCGACGATCCACGATTCGACCGCGTTGTGGTCGACACAGCACCGACCGGACACACGCTTCGATTACTCTCGCTTCCGGAACTCATGGATTCCATGATGGGGCGATTTCTCTCCTTTCGTGATCAGATTCAGAATGCACTCGGGAACATGCCCGGTCCGTTCGGTAATCAGGACACACACGGGATGGACCAGCTTGACGAGCTCAGCGACCGAATTGAGCGCCTGCGGTCGGTGCTCCGTGATCCCGAACGCACGGAGTTTCGGGTCGTGATGGTTCCTGAAGAGATGAGCGTCATCGAATCAGAACGGCTCCTCGATCGTCTGGATGATTTCGGTATTCCGACGGGAACAGTCGTTGTCAACCGGATCACAGAAGATCTCGAACAGATAACAGGAGAGGGAGTCGATTGGTTCGTGACGCCGAACGTCGACGATTGTGATTTCTGTCAGAGTCGGTGGCAGAGTCAACAGAAAGCGATCCAGCGTGCTCAAGAAGTGTTCCGTGGCCGAGATATCAAACGCGTCCCGCTGTTCGCAGCAGAAATCCGTGGGCCGTCGATGCTTCGGGTGGTCGCAGCCTGTCTCGATTAG
- a CDS encoding aldo/keto reductase translates to MSSKPHRDSRRISKPVGFSIVETGTSSMQVYEVADERNATPAQISLAWLLHKDVVDAPIIGPRSLDHLAENMDAITITLTDDEIARLEEPIFPQWPVKGKN, encoded by the coding sequence GTGTCGAGCAAGCCGCATCGAGACTCGCGGCGTATTTCTAAGCCGGTCGGATTCTCGATCGTTGAGACAGGAACGTCCTCGATGCAGGTCTACGAAGTCGCTGACGAAAGAAACGCGACACCAGCACAGATCAGTCTCGCGTGGCTGCTGCACAAAGACGTAGTCGACGCCCCAATCATTGGGCCCCGCAGCCTCGATCACTTAGCGGAGAACATGGATGCAATCACGATCACACTGACAGACGATGAAATAGCACGCTTAGAAGAGCCGATCTTCCCGCAGTGGCCGGTCAAAGGGAAAAACTAA